One Chionomys nivalis chromosome 4, mChiNiv1.1, whole genome shotgun sequence genomic region harbors:
- the LOC130872433 gene encoding prostate and testis expressed protein 13-like isoform X1 — MFRMFLLGISIILLLDSGERVLTIQLIRRCNLCEHFDGFKCLSGMKSCWKFDVFPVNRSCTTENFYFNNRLTGLYLFRYSKLSCKPCGQGMFQVFHDLLRDTFCCNHKNFCNDGLATLETSSLYFEDIKERKELNDD, encoded by the exons ATGTTTCGAATGTTTCTGCTGGGTATATCCATAATACTCCTCCTGGACTCAG GTGAAAGAGTGCTGACAATCCAAT TGATCAGACGTTGCAACCTATGTGAACACTTTGACGGATTCAAATGCCTCAGTGGCATGAAAAGTTGCTGGAAGTTTGACGTGTTTCCAGTTAACAGGAGTTGTACCacagaaaacttttattttaataaccgTTTGACAG gGCTATACCTCTTTCGATATTCAAAACTGTCCTGTAAACCTTGTGGACAAGGAATGTTTCAGGTATTCCATGACCTTCTGAGAGATACCTTTTGCTGTAACCACAAGAACTTCTGTAATGACGGCCTAGCTACCTTAGAGACCTCGTCGTTATACTTTGAGGAtataaaggagaggaaagagttgAATGATGACTGA
- the LOC130872433 gene encoding prostate and testis expressed protein 13-like isoform X2, with product MFRMFLLGISIILLLDSVIRRCNLCEHFDGFKCLSGMKSCWKFDVFPVNRSCTTENFYFNNRLTGLYLFRYSKLSCKPCGQGMFQVFHDLLRDTFCCNHKNFCNDGLATLETSSLYFEDIKERKELNDD from the exons ATGTTTCGAATGTTTCTGCTGGGTATATCCATAATACTCCTCCTGGACTCAG TGATCAGACGTTGCAACCTATGTGAACACTTTGACGGATTCAAATGCCTCAGTGGCATGAAAAGTTGCTGGAAGTTTGACGTGTTTCCAGTTAACAGGAGTTGTACCacagaaaacttttattttaataaccgTTTGACAG gGCTATACCTCTTTCGATATTCAAAACTGTCCTGTAAACCTTGTGGACAAGGAATGTTTCAGGTATTCCATGACCTTCTGAGAGATACCTTTTGCTGTAACCACAAGAACTTCTGTAATGACGGCCTAGCTACCTTAGAGACCTCGTCGTTATACTTTGAGGAtataaaggagaggaaagagttgAATGATGACTGA